The region AATGGCCGGGCACCATTTACCTCATTTCTGGGTCACGAAAGGGGGAGTGCGCAAATCAGTGCGTGATCTGCTTAGGGTCAATATGTTTGTGGTATTTTCCAAGTTGCCACGGTCGAGGCTAGGTGTAATCCCGGAAGATGGGGAGATTCACATCGAGGTCCTGGATGGTAGGAATGGGAActggctggacgaggagaatAGGTGGGCCTCGCTCCCTGGGCTCGAGGAAGGTGAGGCTTTACTTGTGCGTCCAGATGGGATTATTGCGCGGGCGATATCGCAACCTATGCTGCGGACGTCGAGCGAGTTTTTTGATAAGGTCTTTTACCGCGAGATTGTGCAAATGGCGTGAGCTTATGTGTCTTAGTAGACTGCCAggtatattaactatttgTTACCACCATTTATTTCATTCCTTTGAACTACCAATTAGAGTACTGGGTATATGCACAGTACTTAGTAAGGCTCCTCATAAACCCTTCCACCACACTTCCCACCAACCCCGCATCATCCCACAATGGCCCAAGCAAAGCGAATCATCCTGCGCATCTCCGAAGCAGATCTCAACCACCAAGACCTCCACGAAGCCGTCCGGGTCTACCTCCGCGCCAAAAACCGCCCAGTCGACGAACTAACCCAGCACCGCCACTTCATCCACATCCAGCCTCCCAGCCCCGACATCCCACAGGAAGACCCAAAGATTCATATCGTGATTGACCTGGAAAAGGACCTCcattctggctctggccctCTTGGACCGGAGTTTCCGCATGAGCTGTACCGTATACGCCGTGTAGATGGTGAAATGTAAGCTCTGTTGATTCGTTGCGATGACTGTGCTAATATTCTTTAGGAAACTGGGCGAGTTCAGGGATGGCCTGTGGTATAGGAATTTCCTTGCGAAGGTTCGCCAGTTTACGGATGAGCTGTATCCATGGGGATGCACGACTCACGATCTGAGGGTTGCTCAGGGGACGGCGAATGTTTCCAGAttggagggttgttgatcttTGAATGGTTAAATATCAAAGTACAGACGATAAACCATCAGTTGCAGCCATAAATACGAGAAATTAATACAGACAGAATGAAATTATCAGCATAAGATCAAGGCCACACGTTCCATCCCTATAAGGCTTAGTGATTCCAGAAAGAGAGCCATATATTTTATGAAGCCTACGCGGGTCATAGGAATAGGGAAGCCCTGATTCAAACATGCAGAGATGTCTCCCAAAGACGTCATTGATTTTCAGCCTTATAGACCTCCCAAAAATAACTAGTCGAGTTTCACAAGATAAATCATATGCCAAACAGTAATGAAAAACGTCCGCACGGATTACGGAACTTGACGAATGCTGGTTGGGAGGCAAGTTCCAGAAAGCTACTCCAACAGCCAGTCCACATTATGCATAATTACGTACTGTTTCATCTGTTGATCACTGTCGACTGAGCCAGTGAGACACTAAACGACACCGTTAGGGCAACTCGTACGAGTACGAACCGCGCCCCACGATCACTGCCCTTCCAAGCATAAGCTGGTTTGCACGCCCCTGACTGAAATTTGGCATTATCCATGATGTAGAATTTcaattatttataaatagagtCCTCAGACTGTTCGTTTTCTTTTCCAAAGTGACTGCCATCTCACATGGGAACAGATATCCAGACACCCCTTCTTCGCAGCTCAACCACTTCACAGACACCGAAGCGCAGACCCACATATCTAGTTATGGCCATTCGTGCCGCTGCTCTTATTGCAGCCGTTACTCTTGGCTATGGCGTATCGTGCACCGCTGCATCGTCACCACCAGACCCTGAACCGATACATATCGTTGAACTCCCCTTGCCACCTGTTGCGCCCAGTGACAAGCCAGGATCCTGCACGCCTGAGCTCAATCCAAATGGGACAGGGTGTATTGCCGTCGAATCTAACCTCCAAGGTGGAGGCTTCCTGCCGGATGGAAACCATGTCCTCGCAACAGTCAACTTCACAGGCGCCGCTGCCAGCCCGGATCCTTCCAGTATATACGCCGGAATGCAATTAATCATAGTCCGCACGAACGGGACTACCTTTCCCAACGGCGATCCCTGGAAATGCATCACCTGCGGCACCCCGGACGACCATAACCAAGGCAATGAGGAGTTGGCGGAATACCCTCAATCCTTCAAAGACGGTCGGCGTGCCATAGCTGGGAAGAGTATCGTTGACTGCGGTAAGGCCCAGCTTGCAAGTCCACAGTGTACCCCTGACAAGGTCCACGTTTACCCGATCTGGTGGGAAGGGGGAACTATTCGCGAACTTCGACTGCATCCTGATAATGTACACCTGGGGTTTAACTCCTTCACGCAGGAAAACGGTGCGCTGGGCCAGTTTGGGTACTTTGGGAGACTGCGATTTAACccttctcccaccaccgGGAAGCCACTTACTGCTCGTTACGAGGTCGTCAACGTCACTCGCCTGTTTGATCCTGATGCCCCGCAGCCTTTCACAATCAATGGCAGTGAGATCAAGCTAAATCACAGCGCAGTCTCCGTTGGAGAGCTCCGTGGATTCTCGGGCAGTGGGAAGGAGGTGACCTATATAGGATATCAAGCAGAGTCATCCAACTGGGACATATTCGCTGCAGACCTTACCACTGGCAATGTTCGCCGAATTACTCAACACCCTGAGTATGTTGACCCGGTCGATATCTCGCCTGACGACAAATGGACCGTTGTCCTCGACACCCGAGGCACAGACAGGCAGATGTGGCTCTCAGGCATGCGCGACATCCCCCCGATCACAGACCTCATCACGTCGGACATCACCTCCGCCACACGAAACAACAGACAGCGCCGGTTCTTCCAGCCCTGGCTGATCGACCATGATGGCGACCGTGGCTCTTACTTTGGACAAAAGATCAACGCCGCTGGAGATGGCACGGACGGGGCAATCAACGATCCGAACTGGAATGCCCGAGCGGACCCGCGATGGTCACCTGATGGCACTCAGATCATGTACTACCAGGCTCTTGTCCAGGCACCATCATGCGGGGGGATGAATCCCCTGCCTTGCCCGGTGTCAACGGCCCCAGGTGGACGGGTAAACAGGCTGATGCTCGCCACTCTCACGGATCGTACCCCGTTACCTCCACAGCCTGTTGCATCCGTCCCGGAATTTATCCCCTGGGGTGTCCCGTATAATCCGGAAGACTCTGCCCCAAAAAGATATGCGGTGTCTCCGGGTGCATACGCATTAAACGGCAAAGTATCAGGCATCGCAAAGGTCAAGATCACCGGAAACAACAACATAATCAGCGGCGTTGCGGTAAAGTAcaccaacttctccaacGACGGAGTCAACACTCTAGTCGGCACAGAGAATGTCACCGTCTCGCGTACATCCATATCGGCTGCGCGTGCAGACTGGTATTCCGATCTAACTTCGACCGGCGATGTGAAAGCCTCGAGACGAACTGGACCAGGCGGATTCCATCTTGAAATCGACTCCATGACAAACATATTCAATGCCAACGGTACCATGACGACGGCGATTGATGGGGTTGTCTACAAGCAGCCTGCGAATGGGACTTGATGGACTATACATGTGTGGTGGATTGTACATGACCGTAAGGTAGTGGTTTACTATTGGTATTTCAAATACCGTAATCACCACCACTATGCTCTTTCCTATTATGCCATGCTTTATCCATATTTGCTCCTGCCTTACGTGTCGTACCTTCCGTATAACTGGCTATTAAGAAAGAAGGAGCTACCCCCTGACTCTCACTCGCTCTTTCTTTATATGGCGAAATAGTTAGTTGGCAATAATAAGTCGCTTCGCCGACAGTCCAAGCCATGATACCCAGGACCCACGAGTGCCAACGAAATGAGCACGTAGTCATATCGGCGGCAGATCCATTTACTGTCGTTGCACGAGGTTCAAAACGTCTGTACCGAGAGTACGGTAGAGGTCTGTTTCGAGTCCAGCGTCAAGCGGTGCTCTAAGTATACAACATCTGCTGACATCCATCCTCGAGGGTGCTTATGGGGAGAGGATGGCATATCAAATGCATCCAGAATCTTGTCTGATTGTGGTCTTCAACAGTTATCAGTACAACATTCTACTCAAAAACGCCCCTCATCTTGTTGAAGTCTTTCTATATACATTTCAACTACCTCTGGGCTCACGCTCTTGAATATCGCAACCGCAGTGGTACTCTCCAGCATCCCCAGATCCAACAGTACGCATTCCCCTTCCGAGTTGACAATGCTTGCAAGATTTTGATATTTCGTTTGTAGTAGATCTAAGATATTTCTACACAGGCTCCGAAGCCTCCTTcgcgtcttcctccttctctcttgGCCGCGCCTCGATCTGGGCGAGCAAATTCTCGTAGAATCTAGGCCTTAGCTTCCTTTTCAGCCACTCCATATCTTCGGGATGCCCTGTGATATATTGGAGATGCCAATCCGGAACCCGCTCGACGCTCCGTAGCATGCTTCTCACCATTTTCCGTACAGGGTACGGCTTAGCAGGCTCTGAAGACGGCGGTGGCGTCATAAATGGAGTGGCCTTCAGTTCCTCCTGTACATCCGGCGACTGCAATAGGCCGGGCATGGGTTTACTATATGTGGGATATTTACATCAACGAGAGCTCTTAATTTGAATAGAATAGCAAGGCCGAAAACATACAACTCCTCGCCAGTCCATTCAAACGCAAGTACGGGTACATCGGCTTCATTATCGGCTTCGCCATGGTCAACGAGGAAAAAGCAAGGCCGGTTGTTGTAGCCGAGCTGGTCGTCGTTGTATCCGTACCACCGAAAGAAGTCGGAGTCATATGAATGACTCCAGACGTGCTGGCAAATCCGGTGAAGCATGGAGTAAAGCTTATCGCCGCCAGGATTTCTTTCCGGCTTATAGATCTTTCCATCTGAGGGAAGCAGGTGTGTCAGTGTCTGGACGAGCACGCGCGCAGGTTGCAGAAGTGGCTGTCCTGGTCTTTGCGGGAAGTCCATCAGAACGAAGTGTATTGTTGCTAAATggaaaaaagagagaaggcaggatatgctgctgctgtacGATACTTCGGCGGCTATCGATGTGCCCCTCATCAACATGCTAGCTTGATATGGTTAGTTGAACGATCAGCACTTTGATTCAACTGGCCAATAGAACGGCATAACATTATATAGACATTCAAGTATACgccaaatatatatattacatGACTACGTATATATTTAGCGGGATATACTAAAGTCATTGTAAATCTATACTAAAATAGCTAAATTGGTATTCTTACTATATCATATGGCCGTATTGATCAGATCATAATAGTGAGATTGACCTGCTCTGTCAATCATGGCAATGCAGTTACGCGTCCACGATGGTCAAGATTCTCGGAGCAGCTCTCGAGCCGCAATACTGCCGAGCCTATTAGAATGCATAAATTTGTAATTAATAGCTCAAAATCTCTCAGGACCTTGCAGTGCTGTGATCTGACAGGCTCATCTACATTCCGGGGTGTATCAGCTTGGACTGGAATGGTGGAATGTCTCTGGAATGCAGCAAATATTTCATTACGTCAACTGAACTATAACTTTTCGCTGCCTATATTTACTTGAGTAGTTCCCGATCTTACAGAAACTAGCCAACACAAGTATCCAAACTATGTCGTTTACCAAGTTCAGCCTGGCGCTCTGCGCCATCCTCTCTACCCGTACACTCCCCTTCAGCCCTAACACCAACCCAACACTAACACCACAAATCTAGTCCTCCCCCTAACAACCGCCCAAGCCCCCGAAGGAAAACCCTACACGGACCCAAAAACAAACATAACCTTCTCCACCTGGGAAATCGGCGAATCCTCCGGCTCGGGCCCATTCACATTCGGGCTCGCCCTCCCACCCAACGCCCTAAAGACCGACGCTACCGAGTTCATCGGATACATGAAATGCGCGCCCTCGAACGGCTGGTGTGGTGTGTCGCTGGGCGGGTCCATGACGAATGCCCTCCTGGTCGTTGCATACGCGGACCAGAAGCAGAACGTGAAACGGTCGCTGCGGTTTACGTCGAAGTACACCCTGCCCGGGGTGTATGAGGGCAATGCCACGATCTCGCCGATTGCGTCGGAGGTGGAGAAGGATTCGTTCACGACGGTGTTTCGGTGCGAGGAGTGTCTGCGGTGGGCGCAGAATGGGACGGAGGGCAGTGCGGCGACGAGTAGTGGGAATTTGGACCTGGCGTTTGCGGTTGAGGCCGAGGGGCCGGATCAAGGGTGTCCGGATGAGGCCAAATTTAGGAAACATTCTGGACAGGGGACTTGGGTTGGTTTCGTGGATAATTCCACTGTGAGTGAGAGCTATGAGAGCTGGGCTGGCAAGGCGGAGACTGTGCGTGGGGGTGGTTGTTAGATTTCTCTCTATTTAGGGTAACTGAAActgattatatatattatagtattatagctgTTCTCGGATATAATTGCGTAGACTTCTAGGGCTACAGCGAGGGAGGTGACCTCTGGGCAGACTGCGATATATTCCCCCGGGCTGAGGAGAATACCAAAAGCCTAATGCAGCCAGGGCCAGCATGCTCATTTGCGTAACAAACCAGGCTTTGTAGAACAGGGCGAAGTTCTGGGGATTTGCTCCCACGGTCCTCATTGTGGCGGCAGATTCCGAACAAGCACGCACTAACATCTCAAgcttttgctgctgcctAGCTGAGTAGATGAGCCATGTCCTGAGTCATTCCCTCAGCTATTCACAGAGTTGATGCATACTGCAGTTGTTGCTGTAATTCAGGGCAGTCAATTCTATCTGATATGTTGGTTGTCTAACATAGGTTGTTATAAAGCTGGACCCCGTAAACAGCTCCATATTGGAGGGACAGTATAGTAGAGCTCGTATAGTTTATAGACAGCATTAGtgtattaatattaactgTCTCCAAGGTCCTTTCTAAAGGTCGGAGATATTATTTAGTCTGGACTCCAGTCAGCCTTAAATGACACAATCGCTGATATTTCACTTTCACCATTGATTTTACTTAATTCTGTACACGATGCCAGATACTGAACAGCGGTCTGCCATTGTGGAGTGTACCCCGGACAGCTTCAAAAACGACGCCCTGCCTCGCGAGCCATCGAGCTCAGCACGTCGCTGGTGGCACTGGCACGAGCCGGGGACgaccaaggaggagaagtggCTTATCTTCAAGCTGGACTTTTTTATCCTGCTTTATTCCTGCTTGGTATGTCATGGCCATGGGTCCTTGATCTCGCTAACATCGACAGACATTTTTCATCAAATATCTGGTATAGACCCAGCTCCCAGTTAAATAAACGACTCTGACAATATTAGGACCAAACAAATGTCACCAACGCCTACGTCTCCGGAATGAAAGAAGACCTTAACATGAGTACGTCTATTAAATGCCTTCGAGCCACCTGCTAACAATGACAGAGGGAAACGAACTGAACTGGTGCACCACGTACTTCAACATTGGCATCATGATCGGAGGCCCCTTTATCACAATGGCCTTGACAGTTGTGAAACCCGGCTATCTGCTACCAGGCAGCACCATTGTTTGGTCGTTCTTCGTCTTGTTCATGTACAAGGTACAGGACGCAAAGACTTTATATGTTCTTCGGTGATTACCACGGCAGAGTAACTTGTTTTGCCCTCATAGACTGACTATTCGATGTACAGGTTCTTTGCTGGGTTATTCGAGTCTGGCGCTATGCCCGGTGCTTTCTATATGGTATCCCTTATACCCATAGAGACCACCCTTACGCTTCGACTGTGACTGACTAGTATAGATTGGAAGCTGGTACCGCGTATCAGAAATCAGTCGCCGGTCCGCACTCTACTGGTTTGCCTCGATAGGAGGAGGAATGTTCTCCGGGTACATCCAGTCTGGCCTGTACGTCTGCCCTACCTGTCACATTGTATAGATCCTGACTGTTGTCCAGACATAGCAATATGAACGGCAGGCTCGGCCTGACGTCATGGCGCTGGGTGTTTATCTTCGACTTCATCATAGGTATCCCGATCGCCATATTTGGACTTTTATGTTGTCCTGGTAAGACTCGCTGAATCTTATATAATCTTGATACTAACCACCATAACCTGGGATCTAGATGAACCACAACGAAATCGCCCCTGGTGGATGACCGAGCGCGAACAAACCCTCTGTATCCAGCGCATAGCAGAAGAGAACCGCGATGCCACGAAGCAGGAGTGGAATCTCAAGACGCTCAAGCGGATTTTGACCTCGTGGCAGCTCTATGGGTTCTGTATTGCGTGGGGGTAAGCTTCCCTATAGTTGGGCGCCCCTTTCAACTGTTAGGTAGTCACTAACAGTACAGGGTCATGGAATGCACATGCGGAGTAAACCTCCAACGCTGGATGACTCTATACCTAAAGTCCCTTACCACACCCGACGGGCGCCCGCTCTATTCCATCGAGAAAATCAACGATCTCCCCACCGTAATAGGCTGTGTGGAACTAATCTGGCTCCTACTCAGCTCCAGCCTAGCAGACTTCCTGCAACTGCGCGCTCCCATAATCGCCGTCCTGGCATTAATCCAGCTATTCGGGTACATCGTCTTCTATCTCTGGCCGGGACAGAACAGTGCGTTCATGATGGCGGTGTACTACATAACCAGTGCATACGGTGCCATTTATCCCTTGATCAGTGCGTGGCTGAATTCGAGTTGTGGGGGGGATAGGGAGTTAAGGGCGTTGACGACGTCGCTTATGATTTCGATTGGGTAGTGTGTTATACCTTGGGTTTTGGTTCTGGTTATCTTCTGTTCTATGCTAATGTGGTGTTAGTGCCGTCGAGACTGTGTCGCAGCAGTTTATGTTCCCTACATCCGATGCGCCTAGGTTTGGGCGTACGCGAGGCTATGCATTTGGAATTGGCTGGGTGGTTGCTATGGTTGTCTGGTGCGGGCTTGTAGTACCCCTGGTGGAAAGGCGATTCCGCAAGCTTAGACCGGAATATTGACTTCCTCTGTGATGAGGCGATGACCTGTTAGACAGTATATGACACGACGGATATACAGTGTTATATTCAGCCCGCTGTCTATTCAATGGGTTGTAATATGTATCTGCCTTTAGTATGTATACATTGATATCGTAATCGAAGCAACATGATGAACCACCAAAGCCTCCAGCAGGAACAGCAACTAGAAAAAGGCAATGCAGCGCTGTTCAGTATACCTATCAACAAGGAGCCAGTGATATATACTGGGGTTGCGATGGGCGTATGCAAACGCACTCTTCCAGCAGGACTCTCTCCTACTGTAGTATACCaagccagccccagccctaaccaaATACTTCAGCACGTCGAACTGCCCGTACAAAATCGCCAAAGCCAGTGTAGAGCCACAACGATGCCCATCGAAATCAAGGTCTGCTCCGATCGAAACCAACTCACGGCAGCAGTCCACGTTGCCGAAATCGGCTGCTGCACACAGGGCACTTTGTCCGCGGTTAGGCCTGGAGGGAAACATGGCCAGCGTAGTCTCTTTCCCGAGAGTGCGCACAAGTTCGGGTATAATCTCAATAATACCACCCACGATATCATCCGGCAGTTCCTCCAGTTCGACCCGGGTTCGATCCAACCCATGCGTTGCAAGGAGATTTGACTGTATAAAAAAGGGCTGCAGGGCCTTCCTCCCTAATAAAAAGTGTATAGGCGACAATCCCAAGGCATCGACATCACCAAGAGAAAAGCCTTCTGCGAGGAGTAACTGGAGACACTCCTCCGAACGGCAGCGAGATAGAGGCGATAAAAGCGGGTCAGCTCTGTCAGGAGGACAATGAGGAGCCACGAGTTTGAGTAAGGCCAGGTCGTCCAGGTCCGCCGCAAGGTATAAGAGCGATTCTAAATTAGGGCCGGGAGACGTGGCATTTGCCCCTCGGACCAGCAGAAATCTTACGGCTTCAAGCGACCTGCGTTCTGCAGCAACATAGATAGGCATCCTTCCTGTTGCATCGCGAGCGTCAATTTGCGCACCGTGCTCAATCAAAAGTGCCATCAACGGTGGACTATCTTTGTAGGCGGCTATATGCAGCGCCATGTTATCTGCGGGAGCATTGAGGATTTCAGACACACTTGGTATATCGGCGATGGTCTCAGCGGAATCTTCCACTTTGGCATAAAAGAGCTGCGTCGGATGAACCTGCTGTTGTATACAATCGTCGCGAGTGCTTTGACTAGAAATAAACTCCAAAACTATCCTAAGCCCATCCAGATTCAAGGATGTGATTGCCGCAATAACTGGCGATGCTCTCTCAAGTAGCCATATTCGCCACGAATCTCGCAAAGCACGAAGAAGGCGTTCCAGCAGGTCATTGAAAATAGGGCGAGCGGCAGCAAGTGATATTGGGGTTTCCTCACGTCCAACTCTTTGACACGGAGTTCCCCAAGCTACGCCACCGTTGTCCAACAGCCACTTGACCGTTGCGTATTTCTCGAAGTCTAGGGCATACAACAATGGCGTACAGGATCGACAGGTTGGAAGCGGTCTGTCAAGAGGACAGCCAAGGGAGCGCAGCTTCTCGCAGTGTAAAATACGTCCATCATCAATGGCATTGCGGAGGGTGTAAAGCATCCAGTCCTTTTCGGATTTGTCTGCCTGTTGCGCCGCACTGATGCATTCAATGATTTTTAATGCATCATCAAGGGCAAGACCGATAAAGCAGCCAGGGTCTGATACTTCAACACCCATGCTCGCTAAAGCTTCAACTGTATCCAAGTCAGATCCTTTCTCGATAGCAATATCAAGAGGGCTCTGCTGATATTTCGTCAAAGCATTGAAATTGCACCCCGCACTGTGCAGGTAGTTCGTACAAAGGACAGTCCGAGGCGCTGCACTGGCGGCAATCAAATGGGCGCATGTATAGCCAGCTGAGGTGGCTGCGCTTATGTTGTCGACAAGCCCCTCGTCATGCAAGTATGCAAGGCACTCGAACGACCCGCGGAATGCCGCAAGATGTGTGAGACGCCAGTCCGCACCACAGTCATCGCGGATATCTCGAATGGACCGGTCCCCATCGCCGAGATACAACGATGGAGGGACTTCTTTGCTCCCCTCAGTCTCTGGATGTTGTTCCCTGAACTGTTCAAGCTCCTGGGCGAGGTTCCACCAGACCAAAGCACATGCAATGTCAAATCCCGCAAGATCAGATTGTGGGCGTCCACCATactggagaagaagctgcgtGGTCTCCTTTCCGCCATGGTGTAGATGGTGAATTAGAACCTGTTGCTCAGAGATTGGACGTTGAGGGTTAGAATCTGCCCTGTGCTTCAGAAGATGCTCTAACTTCGCTGTGTTGTCTCTGCCTTTTGCTGATAGAAAAGTCATATTGTGTATTTACAGCACTGTTTTGAGTAGCATGTGTGTTTCGCATCAACTCGCCGAACGTGGTTCCAGAGCACAGGGATTCGGGGAGGGAGGCAACCTCGAGGATGGATCTATCTTGCACGCATTTGTGCAAATTTATACCCAGGGTCAGGACCTTGCGACTTAATGCTTCCCATCCAAAAAACACACTGGCATGGAGAAGCTCACAGAGCCCGCCGTCTGATGTACGATGGATGCTGCGATCAAGAATGCCCGACATGGTGGTGTCTAGCTGTGCCATTCCTGGGTAGCAAGTTCCAGTCCCAATCCAAGTGAGGAAAGCTCTCACCAAAGATGGAAGAGGGCCGGGCACTCCAGGAAGATCAGCCATTACTTCAATAGCGGTTCCCAGCAGATTTGGGAAGTCGTCGCTGGCGTAAGGGATGTCGCTATACGACAATATCTCCGAGCAGAAAAAGCGAAATACGTCCAGCTGCAATCTGCGACTGGTTGGAAGCAGTTCTATCAAGAGGCCTCTATCAAGAGTACCCCCGTCATAAACAGCAAGTCTTTCTAGCAAGCTCTCAACTGGAAGCCGGTCTTTGTACCGCTGGTCGGTGCATCCTGGCCATAATGACAACAATTGCCTCACAGCGACTGGGTCTGAATCCAGTGGGATCTGATGTACTGGCAATTGGTCTTTGTCTCGAAGAACTCCATGTAGGAATAGAGCTTTGATCAGCTCTGTCGCTCCACTTCCTCCTCGGAGCGCCATCTCATAAACCGAAGGAGATCCCACAAAACATTCTCTGCTCTTGCACAGCTCTAGAAGTTGACGAGCTAGGTCGTAGTTCGCATTTTGTACCGCGATCCGAATAGGAGTTTGCATGTCACAGTTGACATCGGCTTGTCTGGACTCTGGGTCCGCAGATATATCCCGTAAGAGTTCAAACCATTCGCGGTGGATGCCACTCGCCAACATATGCCAAACAGTACCTCTCCTCTCATCTAGAACCGAGTCATCCCAGCCAGTGGATGCAAGATATTCAAAAGTATCGAAACTGCTGTTGAACATAGCCACGTGGAGAAGCGGCGTGTAACCTGTCAGACACCATGTCCGAGATTTATATCTCTTGTCCATTGAATATACCTTCAAGGCAGAAATGTTGCCGCTGTGAGCGGCTTCATAGACGAACTGTCGGAACGTATTATCAGTAAGCTCCTTAGGATGTCGGTAGTCCGTGGTGTAAGACCCAGAAATGCTGCTCTGAATCATATGGGTCAATAGATTGTTTATACCATCCATTTCACTTTCAGTGAAACCCCTGGGGTTGATCTTTTGACGGATAATTCTCAATCGGTGTGCAAGGCCATCACCGTCTACCTTTAGCGTAT is a window of Aspergillus puulaauensis MK2 DNA, chromosome 4, nearly complete sequence DNA encoding:
- a CDS encoding uncharacterized protein (COG:M;~EggNog:ENOG410PJII;~InterPro:IPR002110,IPR020683,IPR036770;~PFAM:PF13637;~go_function: GO:0005515 - protein binding [Evidence IEA]), producing the protein MADPLSIAASVAGLVSLTGSVFGLLCKLSLQQKDFNREITELQTVTRELSVLLHDLSLLATSLPTEPTFDGSFRLDHVDSCERTIHDVKTKLEKICPANPPTGRTAKIIKSTRNRLKWPYSSREFEKLLADLARHKETISLALSVDSMSALLQTLSKQRDISEGVNNVRETVNEIKTRIFVDEHREKVLDFFLPVNPQISFETSIRLRHPMTGLWLTEEQAFKNWIYSPNAKLWMSGIPGAGKTVIAGSAIEEVLMVASSGTAIGVCFFFCDYKNPKSLDPVNILSSFASQLARQNDRAYAMLEQYYAELHPDQNLPKLNKLVGIGDLVVKMADLFDRVLVVVDGLDECGSDSPVADELADMARKSQVVSMALLSRDEMHIREALGNMFEHIDIAARGSDVRRYVREELEDRIKRRQLRLRSQELKEDMINTLIDKAGGMQLDYLCELPLDKDRREALTKLPPTLNAIYERILSRHSHPSAVHIVRTTLRIVAAVGPSITIRALCEAVSVPEHAACLQEDNTVLEEDIIRYCSSLLRVSPDNQHLEFAHFTVPEFLQSTSLLGTSLGEYHLGTDTVMTVVELCLRVLLLDDFRLDILSDPSPEVAIATAQTICKEHPFYDFAAWEWPFLSEGFLRVASVQNDSPSSDEDTSVSLRALGKALKLFTLPGKSNFRLWAVTFCERYLTTSPLDYHEAITRSIPPILDGTFTPLHMACVLTLPSIVSRLAAGSKSHLSCERQFLADCAIYGLSALEYEGYHDVLRLSMRHVSREIQTDMLVVMASLGYIELPMRVPWTILARDKRDFRTGRVPDPTVLVLRLLEGGFSCDLAVINGLETVIAHFCNTLKVDGDGLAHRLRIIRQKINPRGFTESEMDGINNLLTHMIQSSISGSYTTDYRHPKELTDNTFRQFVYEAAHSGNISALKVYSMDKRYKSRTWCLTGYTPLLHVAMFNSSFDTFEYLASTGWDDSVLDERRGTVWHMLASGIHREWFELLRDISADPESRQADVNCDMQTPIRIAVQNANYDLARQLLELCKSRECFVGSPSVYEMALRGGSGATELIKALFLHGVLRDKDQLPVHQIPLDSDPVAVRQLLSLWPGCTDQRYKDRLPVESLLERLAVYDGGTLDRGLLIELLPTSRRLQLDVFRFFCSEILSYSDIPYASDDFPNLLGTAIEVMADLPGVPGPLPSLVRAFLTWIGTGTCYPGMAQLDTTMSGILDRSIHRTSDGGLCELLHASVFFGWEALSRKVLTLGINLHKCVQDRSILEVASLPESLCSGTTFGELMRNTHATQNSAVNTQYDFSISKRQRQHSEVLIHHLHHGGKETTQLLLQYGGRPQSDLAGFDIACALVWWNLAQELEQFREQHPETEGSKEVPPSLYLGDGDRSIRDIRDDCGADWRLTHLAAFRGSFECLAYLHDEGLVDNISAATSAGYTCAHLIAASAAPRTVLCTNYLHSAGCNFNALTKYQQSPLDIAIEKGSDLDTVEALASMGVEVSDPGCFIGLALDDALKIIECISAAQQADKSEKDWMLYTLRNAIDDGRILHCEKLRSLGCPLDRPLPTCRSCTPLLYALDFEKYATVKWLLDNGGVAWGTPCQRVGREETPISLAAARPIFNDLLERLLRALRDSWRIWLLERASPVIAAITSLNLDGLRIVLEFISSQSTRDDCIQQQVHPTQLFYAKVEDSAETIADIPSVSEILNAPADNMALHIAAYKDSPPLMALLIEHGAQIDARDATGRMPIYVAAERRSLEAVRFLLVRGANATSPGPNLESLLYLAADLDDLALLKLVAPHCPPDRADPLLSPLSRCRSEECLQLLLAEGFSLGDVDALGLSPIHFLLGRKALQPFFIQSNLLATHGLDRTRVELEELPDDIVGGIIEIIPELVRTLGKETTLAMFPSRPNRGQSALCAAADFGNVDCCRELVSIGADLDFDGHRCGSTLALAILYGQFDVLKYLVRAGAGLVYYSRRESCWKSAFAYAHRNPSIYHWLLVDRYTEQRCIAFF